DNA sequence from the Gemmatimonadota bacterium genome:
ATTTGGTTCGGCGGCGACGCCGGGAGCCGCCGCCAGGGAGTGGCACGCGCCGACCATGACCTGGATCGCTGGCTGCAGTGGGAGGGCAGGGTTCACGGCGCCCCGCGCGGTCGCGTGCGCGAGCTCGCGGAGGTCGAAGGGCGGCTGTGGGCGGGAGCCGAGGACGGCCTCTACGTGCTGGAGGCGGACGGTCGCTGGAGCCGCGCCGGTGCCCGCCTGCCCGATGACCGGGTGCTGGCCGTGCTGCCGGCGCCCGGCGGCGCGTGGGTCGGGACCAGACGCGGTGCGGTCTTCGTGGACGCCGATGGCGAGACGACGTCCGGCGGCATAGCCCCGGGGGTGCGCGTCGCCGGGCTGGCGGCCTACCGCGGGGATCTGTGGCTGGCGACCGACGCGGGCGTTTTGCGCGCGGTGGGCGCGGCGCGGACCGGGGCCTCGACTACGCTCGTGCGATTGGGCGACTCGGATCCGCGCTGGGGCGCCGTGGCGCGCTCAGTCGTGGCGACCGAGACAGCCGTCTACGCTGCGTTCGACCGCGCCGTGCGGAGGGTCGATCGGGCCGGCGAGCCGGACCCGCCCCTGGGTCCCGGGGGGCGAGAAGCGCGCCTGCGGGTGGCCGACGGCCGCGTGTGGCTCGCCGGAGTGGACGGCGCCCGCGCCTGGGATCCCGATACCGGCGAGCTGATCGAGTTCGAGGTGGGCCCCGACATCCCCGCCGGGCCGGTTCGCGACGTGGGGGTCGGAGCGGGAGGCGTGTGGCTGGCGACTCCGTTGGGAGCGCTCCTGCTGCGCCGAGGATGGTAGACGTACTCAGGCGCCGGAGGCGCACGGTCGCTCGCCCGCGGGGCCGCCGTGGACGGTGAGTTCACGCTGATCGAGCGCATCCTGAACGCCCGCGGGTCGATCCCGGCGGGCGTGGCGGTGGACGCCGGCGATGACTGCGCCGTGATCGAGGCCGGCGAGCCGTTGGCGCTGGGCAACGACCTTTCCGTGGACGGCGTGCACTTCCGCCGATCCTGGCTCGCGGACCCGGAAATCGGCTACCGAGCCGCCTGCGCCGCGCTGAGCGACCTCGCCGCGATGGTTGCGCAGCCGCTGGGCGTACTGCTCGCACTTTGCCTGGATCCGGACAGCGGTGCCGACGAAGGGGCCGCGCTCGCGAAGGGCGTGACGGAGGCTGCGGAGGCGGTGGGCGCGGGACTCCTCGGCGGCGACATCTCCCGCGGCGGCGTCCTCACCCTGGACGTGGTCGCGGTGGGCCGCTGTCCGCGGCCGGTGCGGCGGACCGGGGCTCGCCCGGGCGACGGCGTCTGGGTGACCGGCGAGTTGGGAGCGGCGGCGGCCGCGGTCGCCGCATGGAAACGGGGCGACCCGCCCGAGGACGCGGCGCGCGCCGCTTTCGCCCGGCCGGCGCCGCGGATCCGCGAGGCGTCGTGGCTGGCGCGTGCCGGGCCGCCCACGGCGATGATCGATCTGTCCGACGGGCTCGCGGGCGATGCGCTGCGGCTCGCGCGGGCGTCCGGCGTCGCCGTGCACCTGGATGGCCCGGCCGTGCCCGTTCACCCGTGCGCCGGCGCTGACCCGAGCCTGGCCTTGCGGGGCGGGGAGGATTACGAGCTGCTGTTCACGGCGCCGGCCGACTCCGGGGCTTCCCGCCCCGCCGAATTCGAGGCCGAGCTCGGGGTCCCGTTGACGCGCGTTGGTGTGGTGCGTGCCGGGGAGGGTGTGTACCTTCGCGGCGCGGATGGAAGGGAGGCGCCGCTGGCGCGCGGCGGATACGATCACCTCGAGGAAGCGTCCGCGTGATTCGAACGTTGTGGGTTGGCCTGAATGGGTTCGTGGCGACGGTCGCGATCGGCGCCCTCGTCAACTTGGCGCCCCTGTTCGGTGTGCGCGCAGCCTTCTATCCGTGGGCCGCGCGCACCTGGTCGCGCTGGATCTTGAAGGCCACCGGGGTGCGGCTGACCGTTCACGGTTTGGAGCATCTCGTGCTGGATCGACCCCAGATCGTGATCAGCAATCACCAGTCCTGGTACGACGTCTTCGCCATCTCGGCCAGCATGCCCAAGGCGTTTCATTTCGTCGCCAAGAAGGAGCTCGAGCGTATTCCCCTCTTCGGACGCGCCTGGAAGGTCGCCGGGCACATTTCCCTCGATCGAAGCGATCGGCAGGCGGCGATTCGCTCTCTGGACGCGGCCGCCGAGCGCATGGCCCGGGAAGAAGCGGCGGTGGTCATATTCCCGGAAGGCACGCGCTCGCCGGACGGCCGCATGCTGCCGTTCAAGAAAGGCGCGTTCATGCTGGCCAAGAAGTCAGGCGTGGAGTTGCTTCCCGCCGCCGTCAGCGGCAGCCGGGAGGTCATGCCGAAGGGCACCTGGCGGGTGCGGCCGCACGATGTGACGGTCCGCTACGGGGAGCCCATCCCCACCCCCGGACCCGATCCGGTCGCTCAGGCCGTTGCGGCCGCGCGTGAGGCGATCTCGGACCTGCGCGATCCGGGCGACGAGCCCGGGGCGGACTCCGCGCTCGGCCGGGGCCGTGAGCGTCTGCCCGAGGGGCCCGATCTGCCCGCGAACGACGACGATTCGGCGCCCACGTTGCCGGCCGACGAGTCGCGGGCGGAGAGCATCCGCTGAGCCGGATCACGGCGGTGCGAGCGCGCACCATTATCGACTCGCGCGGCAACCCCACGGTGGAAGCGGACGTGGTGGTGGAAGGTGGCGCGATGGGCCGGGCGGCGGTCCCGAGCGGCGCGTCCACGGGAGAGTTCGAGGCCGTGGAGCTGCGCGATGGCGATCCGCGCAGGTGGGCGGGGAAGGGCGTAGACCGGGCGGTACGGAACGTTGAGGAGATCATCGCTCCCGCCGTGATCGGCCGCGACGCGCAGGACCAGGCGGGCCTCGACGAGGCGTTGCGGGAGTTGGACGGTACCGACAACAAGGGCGTCCTCGGGGCCAACGCGATTCTCGCCGTGTCCCTGGCGGCGGCGCGCGCCGGGGCGTCGGAGCGCGGCGTCCCGCTCTACCGCTACCTC
Encoded proteins:
- the thiL gene encoding thiamine-phosphate kinase, translated to MDGEFTLIERILNARGSIPAGVAVDAGDDCAVIEAGEPLALGNDLSVDGVHFRRSWLADPEIGYRAACAALSDLAAMVAQPLGVLLALCLDPDSGADEGAALAKGVTEAAEAVGAGLLGGDISRGGVLTLDVVAVGRCPRPVRRTGARPGDGVWVTGELGAAAAAVAAWKRGDPPEDAARAAFARPAPRIREASWLARAGPPTAMIDLSDGLAGDALRLARASGVAVHLDGPAVPVHPCAGADPSLALRGGEDYELLFTAPADSGASRPAEFEAELGVPLTRVGVVRAGEGVYLRGADGREAPLARGGYDHLEEASA
- a CDS encoding lysophospholipid acyltransferase family protein; the protein is MIRTLWVGLNGFVATVAIGALVNLAPLFGVRAAFYPWAARTWSRWILKATGVRLTVHGLEHLVLDRPQIVISNHQSWYDVFAISASMPKAFHFVAKKELERIPLFGRAWKVAGHISLDRSDRQAAIRSLDAAAERMAREEAAVVIFPEGTRSPDGRMLPFKKGAFMLAKKSGVELLPAAVSGSREVMPKGTWRVRPHDVTVRYGEPIPTPGPDPVAQAVAAAREAISDLRDPGDEPGADSALGRGRERLPEGPDLPANDDDSAPTLPADESRAESIR